The nucleotide window TGACAGGCTTTTGATAATACCATTTTTTCACCATGACATTCTAACCTGATTTATAATATCAAGTGCTAGTTTTAGGTATGAACAAGCTGGTCAATATTTTTGTGTCAATGAGAATCTTTATTTTTGCACATTTGGAGCAGTTTGTATAGGAAGCAAGGAATCTTCAGTTCTTTTGATCTGAAATGTCAATAACAAATGCCAAAATAAGTAGCATATGAATGGGGGAGTTATCATGTTTTTGTGTTTATCCTCCTATTCTGTATATGGTGGTCAGATAccattttatgtaaaattggtTATCATATATTACTTCTTCTTGAAACAGATTATTTGCCACACCATCCAACCACTGCTTCTGATTTATTATTGATTGCTGTTTTTGGGTTATATTTTCAAGTCAAACAATAATGTAGCTCTTACCATTGTTCCATTGTGCACATTTCTTTCTTTGGTTAAGTGATGCATCATAATGGGGTAAGGCTtttttctattgttattttttctattctaatAATGTGGAGGGTAAGGAGGAGAATCATTCAtcataaactttaaaattatgCAAATTAATCCATCGGACTTGCCCGAATGTGCAAAATCGTCATGTTGGCAATTTTTCCATTAATTTTTCACAAAGTTTAGGTTGTCAAACTTACATATTTAGAGAAGGGAGTGTTTTGCACATAATCCCAAGTTCAAGATGAGGTGTATACTTCACTTATTTTAGGTAAGATGCACATTTAGGAAAGTTTAGCATCTGTTTGGTTtgagtttttattttcaatgttttcTGTTTTCAGGATTTggtaaagaaaaaattgaaaatagtaAAAATGGGATATTGTTATTTCCACTGTTTTCAACTTTTTCTTggtaaaattctaaaaacagaaacactaaaaatgaaaatagaaatcaATTAAGGTTTCGTGACTAAACTACATATGTTGTAAAGTTTAACAAGGGATGAAGTGTAATTAACCCTAAAATATTAGAGGTTGATAGTCTAAACACTTTACACTAATAGTACATCTCAAGATTATGAAGATGAAAGTTTGAATTCACATGTGATGGGGGCATTGAGGAGTGTTTTTTGCATGTGATCAACTGTAGATTTATGCTTTAATTTGAAGGATTGCAGAAACTATCCAGAatgacattttctttttcttggatATCATTTCatgaacagaaaagaagattgATGATTCACCCAAGAAGATTGTCTGTGCTTGTTCCATTTTGTGAGGACAATCTGGTTTCATATTTTGGGACATCCTCAATCCTTAATTCATCAGTATCAAGTATCATCACCACTGGTAAACTACAGAAATCATCAATATGCTTGgaccaaaaaaaaaggaaaaaaaaaaaactcttgtGTTTTCAGTTTTCAACATTCAATGTGTAAAGTATGTGTATACATATAtagttttttataatattatattatgatgATGGAGGATACCCTATCACAAAAAAGAAGTGTCTTAGTAGTTGTGACTTTCTCAAAAAATGTCATTCTTTTATTACAAAGTTCTGAAGAATTGATGATGACATAATAGCCACTTATTGCTACCATTCATTGGGTATGATGACGTTTTGTTAAACATGTGTATGGGTGGGTATATTGGTAAGTCTCAGGAATTCTATTCTTAGGCAGTATTTGACTATTAATGGccctaaaaatgaaaaagaaaaaatacaaatcaAAGATGAATTACATTAACTTTTTTGAGATTTAGACCGTTTTTTGTTGTTCACGGTATTCCTCGGCCTGATGGGCCAATGATTAATCCATGCTGCGGATCTAAACTCTATTTAAGGGTCTGTCGTTGGTTAATGGATTGTTGTATGCGCAAGGTAGGATTCAAACTCCCAACATTTGTTTAAATGGATGAGTGAGCTGACCACTCAACCAATCCAAATTCGTTTTGAATTTTCTGATATTTAGACTTAACACCGTTGTTTCTTTGCACTTGTTATTACCATGATGTTGACCTCATTTAGTTTCTTTGCACTTGTTATTACCATGATGTTGACCTCATTTAGTGTAAGcatattaaatcaaaatttccaagTGTATTTCTACTTAATTATAGGTCTATATAATACACCCTAATTGATCTACAAATTCAAATATCTATAATCAAGAAGGTGCATTGGAATGAATATTCCAACTTGAAATCATGATGGATGGAGTTGAACCAAATTTGTAGCAATGATATAGTAATATAGTATTATAATGATGATGTAACGTGTTCAGCATCATATGAAGATAGAGCAGTTGATGTAACGTGAACCAAACCTATTATGAAACCAACATTTTCATACCTTCATTCTGATTTCTCGCGTGTACAATTCATGCTATATTCGTAAATATTGGCAGTAAATAAGATCGTAGCAATAGTGCTCTTCTCTATTTTTCGGTAGTCATCTTGTTTGTTTCTGGCTTTGGATGTTAAAAAGTGTATACAGCATAAGCATATAATCCTTCAAGGCGACAAAGGAGTTCTAACTTCAGAAAATTCAAGTTTTAGTTTCTATGCTAAAATTGAGGACTATACATTAGATTAGCTTGTTCCATTTCAAAAATTCTGATAATTATTTCTTAAATGCgaatgaattataaaaaatcgttctattttaaatttgaacaaaaatacataataaaattttattcttattaattttaattttttatatattttatttaaatctacataggaatatttaatttttactgactttaaaatataaatatcaaaaaataaaaactagtgaatttgtttatattttgcAATAAtgctataaaatatttttttatttcgcTATTATTGCCTGCAAAATAACCCTGCGCACAAAAACATACGTTCTCTGCTCTTTACTACATTTAGAAACTATatgttttttattcaaataaaaaaaaaaccctttATTCTGTCTCCTcgaaattcataataaatttgtAGTATGATTTCAAAATACGTCATCATATAAACTACATCTGATCATGgatgcaaaataatttaattcaagTATGCTTTTCAATAATGCACGAATTTCACATTAAAATATAAGTTCTACATCTTTAATGTGCTGAAAATCtctaaaattaatcaaataagaCATAGCTTTAGTAAATTTATAAACTATGATAACGAATTAACTAATCTCACCAAGATTCTTTAGAATGATGAATGCAGCGACAGAATCATTGTCCCAATCAATTAATAAATCGATACCTTTTACAACAGAGTGCATACTTTGAATCCCCACCATGACATCACCCCACTCTGGGGGCAAGAATAAGACAAGGTATTGAATTCCCTTACTATAATGCAAACCCAACTTCCCTTTATTCTTTCGCACAAGCGTGAATGATATTAATATTTATGGTAAAGGAATAGGACTAGGTATTTTTCGGTGGATTTTGGTAGAAACATTATGATATGTCACGGGCCACCCGGGTCACATACAATGCACTATACATTACATAGGAACATACATCACACTGAGAAGGAAAATTTTCAACGGCACAGAGAATGAATAAAAGTAGGGGACCCTTCCATTATTTCTTGTTTCTTTCCAACTAAGTTTCCCTTAAATTTATCAGTAGAAAAGGAGTTCAATGCTTAGAGAAACTCAACATTTTTAGCAGGTGGGTAGTAGTAATTCACTTGCTATTAATGCTTTGTAGTTTGTACAGTTCTATTAATGAACCTACCCAAGTGGGGTAATGGTTAATAAGTTGTGTGTACCAATATCATCATACcccaaaagaaaacaaaaagagatAAATGCATTAAAACAAAGGAAGGGAAGGGAAGGGAAGGGAATTGAGTATGGAACTTTGTCCTAAGTAGTAAGTAGTCCTCACCCTCGACTATTTCCTATATTCTATTATAATATTTGTACAAAACTTTTAACCACATTCCTCTGATCTGATCACATTTCAAAGACCCATCCAAACTGCAGACAAGTAGGTGAAAAATACATTTGGAATATACCATGATGATTGATTTACCTATATTTGTGTATATACATGTCCAAAAAAATTCatccaaaaaaaattccaaaccaCCCCAGTTCACCATATGACCTATTCTCCCCCAATaacccaaaatcaaccaaaaaaaCACCAAACATGATCATGTCAACCATTCTCTCAGACCATGACCAAATCACCAACTCCAAAATGGAGTTGAGTGTGCCTATGGTGGGTGGTGGTAGTGATGTGTCATCGTTCATCAATATAAAGGGTTGTTGACAGAATTCATCAAATACAGGACACAGAAGAAACAGAGAGAGGATAAAGGAAGGTATTGGCATACTGGAATGAAATGGTTGCACCATTGAGCAAAGGCCTTCCATCATTAACAAGGCAATCGTTGTATCTAAGCCTCTTGAAGACTTTGGGGTTGATGAGCCTTGCAGAGCTGAACCAGCCACAGGTGAGGTGTATCCTTGAGATGTCACAGCCACTGACACACATGTTCATTATCTCAACTGTGTATGTTGGTATCCCACTCGGTAGTGGGGCCGTGGGACCTTGGCTTATCACTATATCTGATTTGCTGCACTTGTTGTCACCCCATATTCTGTTAGGTTCCACCACTCCAGTGCCTGTGCCTGCCACTGATCAACAACaggaaaagaaatataaaaacattGATATACACAACAGAAATCAAACACTTTACTATCCCCTTTTTGCATCAAATTACTTGTTAAAGTGTCAAAAACAAACCCCAAAAAGAACTATTACCGaatggaaaaaagaagaaaaaaaaggttgAACGGTAGATGAATCATTGCAGAACAAAGAACACGAAGATTAACAAAGTAAAAATAGAAAGGGCTGTTTCTGTATTTTGAAAAAACAATACATCAATACTTTACTACCTTTTTTTTGCATCAAATTACTAGTAaaagtgtaaaaaaaaaaaaaaacagaaaggaAGCAACAAGAAGACAAAAATTGACATTCTTTCAGTATggagttattttatttaacgcAAAAAAAGGGAGGACAGCAAGGGAATCAAGCCAAAAACAATATACCACAAACAACAAAggctataaaaaattaaaactcaaaAGTCATAccaattattgaaaagaaaaactaGCGCCAAGTACTAATTTAACATCATTTAActtgaaataacaataacaaatatatTCCAAAAGCCGAGTCACAATTAATCCTAATAATATTAGGattattaaatcattatgatgaTTATAATAATAAGAATCAAGCCATTACTGTTTTTGCATTTTTACCATTACTACTACGATGATTAAGAAGCTTGCGGTGCACGTTGGCTCCTTCCTCCTCCACTTTCAGAGACACCGACACGGCGGTTCTAGTTCCGGTTCCGGTTCCGGATACGGCACCATTACAGTCACCACAACCAAAGCCTGAAAACGCCATTaacaacaaataataaataaaacaaactaaataaaccaaaaaaaaaacctcaATGTTCCTCAAGAACTAGAAACTAGAAACAATAAGGCACAGTTGCCATAACCGAGAATCACATGATTATCTTCAACAACATTTAAATACTAGTACGAATCcgattttcttcaaaaaaactACAATATCATTTACTAAATAACGAAGCCGATGAAGAAAACTAGGTTTAGAAGCGCGATGAtttagggaaaaaaaaaaggttgtaGAAGTAGAAGGTTCACGTACCGTTGACGAGGCGAAGAACAGTAACGAGTGTCGCGAAGGAGAAGACGGAAACCGCTAACGTTAGAAGGATCCGTTTAACCGAACGAAActccattgaagaagaagaagaaaacgaaagcAGCGAGTGGAATCGGAGCGAGTTGNNNNNNNNNCTGCAGTCTgcacttgaaaaaaaaaatatgaaaagagagcgatatttatatatatattatcaattattaagtattattaataataacgaaaataaaataataatttataaagggACATGTGATGTATGAATGAGGCGTCgattagaaagaaaaaggtgAATGTATCATGTATGTGTGAGTCACGGGGCTATGGTGATacgttaaaaaaagaaaaggtgtGTTGTGTGTAGATAGATAGAGAGGTAGCGTTGAAATTGAAACTGAATCGATTGAATGCGAAACATGCCAGCTATGATAGGAAATGGTGGAGTGGAggcacaaagaagaagaagaaggagaaggagaaggagaagaaggagtaGGAAGAGGAAACGAAGAGACAAGAGTGGCAGAGAGGGTTCAAGATTTAGGGAAGGGGGTCCCACAGAGACGCATAATGAGAAACAGAGCGCGCGCCACACACACTGCATTACTGCCTCAACCTCTACCACTCTATCACTGTAGggtttaaatgtttttttttttccaagaaaaaagaattaaaagtgaactttttttaaacaaattgtataaattataaaatttgaattgtttttaggtaaagttaataattaaaaatttgttagataattaaacatatttaacataaaatttaatgaattttaataattaattttatataaaaataaatatatgtgaGTTTTCGTCTAGTATAAATctatagttttttaaaaatatatataattgaattatttaatgaataaattagtaatttttatttttaaatattatcaaaaaaattaattaaaaattttcaaactttttctttttaaaactgatgtaaaatataatgtataaaaaaattaatttgtttaactAATAATTACTGTAACACTATTTGATCTACTTTAATGaatattagtatttttctttttttttactattattataaaagatacacaattattttacataaatagattattatttttttataataaaagatGTAAACCAACTTgatacatattaaaatttggATTAGttcaataaaatattcaaaacgttcaatgatattatttattttaaataattttaccaaactaatctaacttaaactattttttaaagtaATGTGATCTTTTGAGTATTcctaactttttttaatatttcaaattattttatttgaattagaatattttaaattagattctAAAATGATGGTTTAGTTAAAAAGGTAAATAAACAAAAGGGAACTGGATTGAACACCATGATTTTGGGTTAATGTCCTTCTATTTTTCCCTTTATTGAAGAACAAACATTGagatttgttgttgatttaatCTAATGTGATTGGGCACGGGTCTTCTagtgaaattatttttagtctAAATATTAAAGagtaaaattcttttttgtttctattctttttcaatttagataattcatattttaacgattaaaaaataattatttgcttcttttttttattagacaTTTGAGTCTTGTaggaatttttaataaaatgacgaaaaatatttaaatgattTAAGTATTTCATTAAGACTTACTTAAATGATTTAACTTTCATTAGTCTTACTTAAATGATAATCATTTAATTAAGATTGTTtaacttttatataattattaaaatgatgTTCTAATTAAATAGTTATTATCTCTCTGCAACGTTATTTTTATGATTGTATagacaataataaataattttaattaaatagttaTCATTTATATAGGAcagataaaaatcaaattatacaaattaacgtcatatataaatattttttattattttttactgaaaattttcataaaaagaatcatgcatttaacgaaaaaaataaagaacgaattattattttttaatcgtTAAAGTATGAATtatctaaattgaaaaaatacagaaattaaaaaaaaattacttgatattaaattttaaaactttgaaatatttatcatcatcatattACTAATTTATCATATATGCTTATGCATGTACATGTATAAATGTATACATCACGGTGACAGCattattaatttgaaaaagatgaagattGGTGTATGCATGTTATAGATTTGTGTATAGCTAAGCACCGCACGCACGTGGGGTTATTTATAAACCGTGTGGTCCCCTCTGGTAAATATGGTAATGCCATTTCACAATCATATACTATATACTCAATCAATGAATACATATAGATTACTATTATCATTACTCATTATCATGATTATTATCATTCTTAAAGATAATCATTTGTAATGCTAGCTAGATACCACACTACACCACCTTGTTATTATTAGGGTAATTGCTAAAGATTGTataaaaatatgacaaaaataattaaatattaaatatatatttttataaatatttaaagattaaattttaatgtatttttttaaatataattataaaataagatattttcatctttaaaatttaatgaaagttaaattaaatattttaacatttatttattattcatattctccaaaattatttttattaggtgATATAAACTTTTGGtaatattttatagtttatccttgttgttattattactattattgttaCCTTTCAAAAAGTAAACGCCTTAAACTCTTCAACAAATCATTCAGGTGCTTTGTGGCTGGGAACATCAACATCCCCAATACCATATTCTATTCTGcag belongs to Arachis duranensis cultivar V14167 chromosome 8, aradu.V14167.gnm2.J7QH, whole genome shotgun sequence and includes:
- the LOC107463639 gene encoding TPD1 protein homolog 1; the protein is MEFRSVKRILLTLAVSVFSFATLVTVLRLVNGFGCGDCNGAVSGTGTGTRTAVSVSLKVEEEGANVHRKLLNHRSSNVAGTGTGVVEPNRIWGDNKCSKSDIVISQGPTAPLPSGIPTYTVEIMNMCVSGCDISRIHLTCGWFSSARLINPKVFKRLRYNDCLVNDGRPLLNGATISFQYANTFLYPLSVSSVSCI